In Nitrospira sp., one DNA window encodes the following:
- a CDS encoding sigma-54 dependent transcriptional regulator, which translates to MNAKILIVDDDPDIVMMLEDRLQASGYETIVAAEGQQALDKIVDESPHLILLDLTLPKVSGLEVLKRLSQLKPSDGPPVIVMTAYASIEAAVDAMKQGAYDFLTKPLDKDYLLIVIRKALERDSLRRQVAYLRSEVHSRYANIVGNSPSVRSVVEAAQRAAKSDAGVLLLGESGTGKELFARSIHQWSHRCSMPLVVINCVALTETLLENELFGHERGAFTGADRQQKGKLEMANGGTVFLDEIGDMSLPLQAKLLRVLQDREFHRVGGSKIVSVNIRIIAATNKDLRQAVRAGHFREDLYFRLNVVSLTLPPLRERSEDVAALAQFFLDRHTRDAKRPGMTLSTAALNALIRYPWPGNIRELDNVIARAVVLSPKDIIEPEMLALLAEDSILRRSDNAPPPYLNLPYHESMEQHSRYIIARAMEQAEGNQTKAADSLGLQRTYLARLLKQQKE; encoded by the coding sequence ATGAACGCCAAAATTCTTATTGTTGACGACGATCCCGACATCGTCATGATGCTCGAGGACCGGCTCCAAGCCTCCGGGTACGAGACTATCGTGGCCGCTGAGGGGCAGCAGGCGCTTGACAAAATCGTTGATGAATCTCCGCACCTTATCCTACTGGACCTCACACTGCCCAAGGTGTCGGGACTTGAGGTCCTCAAACGGCTGTCTCAGTTGAAACCATCGGATGGTCCTCCTGTCATTGTGATGACCGCATACGCATCCATTGAAGCCGCAGTGGACGCTATGAAACAAGGAGCCTACGACTTTCTGACCAAGCCTCTCGACAAAGACTATCTGCTCATCGTGATCCGCAAAGCGTTGGAGCGAGATTCGCTCCGACGGCAAGTCGCCTATCTTCGTTCCGAGGTCCACAGCCGTTACGCCAACATCGTCGGCAACAGTCCATCGGTCCGGTCCGTCGTGGAAGCAGCGCAGCGAGCCGCCAAGTCCGACGCGGGCGTATTGCTGCTGGGCGAAAGCGGCACCGGGAAAGAACTCTTTGCGCGTTCGATCCATCAGTGGAGTCATCGCTGTTCGATGCCGCTTGTCGTCATCAACTGCGTGGCCTTGACAGAGACTCTGCTGGAGAACGAACTGTTCGGCCACGAACGTGGCGCGTTCACCGGGGCGGACCGGCAGCAAAAAGGCAAACTGGAAATGGCCAACGGTGGGACCGTCTTCCTCGACGAGATTGGAGACATGTCTCTTCCGTTGCAGGCTAAGCTCTTACGCGTCCTGCAGGACCGTGAGTTTCACCGCGTCGGCGGCTCCAAGATCGTCTCGGTGAACATCCGCATCATTGCAGCCACGAACAAGGATCTTCGGCAGGCCGTGCGAGCAGGCCACTTCCGCGAAGATCTCTATTTTCGACTGAATGTCGTGAGCCTGACCCTGCCCCCGCTTCGCGAACGATCGGAGGATGTCGCAGCCCTAGCCCAGTTTTTTTTGGATCGACATACGAGAGATGCGAAACGACCAGGCATGACTCTGAGCACAGCTGCGCTCAATGCCTTGATCCGCTATCCCTGGCCGGGAAACATTCGAGAATTGGATAATGTGATCGCGCGCGCGGTCGTCTTGAGCCCGAAAGACATCATCGAACCGGAGATGTTGGCCCTACTGGCGGAGGACAGCATCCTCCGTCGAAGCGACAATGCTCCACCGCCGTATCTGAACCTGCCCTACCATGAATCGATGGAGCAACACAGCCGCTACATCATCGCGCGCGCGATGGAACAGGCTGAAGGCAATCAGACGAAAGCCGCCGATTCGCTCGGGCTTCAACGAACCTACCTGGCTCGGTTACTCAAACAACAAAAAGAATAG
- a CDS encoding DUF1015 domain-containing protein yields the protein MSQIIPFQGMLYDQMLVSSIKDVVAPPYDIIDVEGQKRLHDRHPHNIIRMELGLDQTGDSAANNRYSRAAATLQTWLNQGILKRDTQPAVYFHTIEYTPPYSAPNAPKKVLRGFLALAKLETLDSGHIYPHENTRAAAKTDRLNLIEACRSNFSPIWSLYSDPLGAIIQLLETAVKDKPARYDFQDDAGCRECLWAVTDKTVLQQVTDAMQSKPLFIADGHHRYETALNYQNLRRQQAGSPTGLHPYDSVLMLLTPLEDPGLTVLPTHRVATTALPSSGQIKTVLGDTFEFREFLFSASTRQQARSQFLASLRTEGKTVPVFGLTRQGDDRYVMLTLKPAHRPSTQASPRAKLDVSLLQQLIVTRLCPTQQEQEAILYTKDDHEALDWVANGTGTGAFLLNATKVSEVQAVAAAGERMPHKSTYFYPKPLTGLVINVMNG from the coding sequence ATGTCACAGATCATTCCGTTTCAGGGCATGCTGTACGACCAGATGCTCGTGAGCTCCATCAAGGACGTGGTCGCCCCGCCGTACGATATCATCGATGTGGAGGGACAGAAACGGCTTCACGACCGTCATCCTCACAACATTATCCGAATGGAACTGGGGCTCGACCAGACCGGTGACAGCGCTGCCAACAACCGATATAGCCGCGCTGCCGCGACGCTGCAGACCTGGCTCAACCAGGGTATTCTCAAGCGCGACACACAGCCGGCCGTCTACTTTCACACGATTGAATACACTCCTCCCTACTCAGCGCCCAACGCTCCCAAGAAAGTGCTTCGGGGATTTTTGGCGCTGGCAAAGCTGGAGACGCTCGACTCCGGACACATTTATCCTCACGAGAATACACGCGCGGCGGCTAAAACTGATCGTCTGAATCTGATCGAGGCCTGTCGCTCAAACTTCAGCCCGATCTGGTCCCTCTACTCAGATCCGCTTGGTGCCATCATCCAACTTTTGGAAACTGCTGTAAAAGACAAGCCGGCGCGCTACGACTTTCAAGACGATGCAGGCTGTCGCGAATGCCTGTGGGCCGTAACCGATAAGACCGTCCTTCAACAAGTGACCGACGCGATGCAGAGCAAGCCGCTGTTCATCGCGGACGGTCACCATCGCTATGAAACGGCGTTGAACTATCAAAATCTCCGCCGACAGCAGGCGGGGTCTCCGACGGGGCTGCACCCCTACGACTCCGTGTTAATGCTGCTCACCCCGCTTGAAGATCCAGGGCTGACGGTATTACCGACACACCGAGTTGCGACCACCGCTTTACCCTCTTCGGGCCAGATCAAGACGGTACTGGGAGACACGTTCGAGTTTCGGGAGTTCCTCTTCAGTGCATCCACACGACAGCAGGCGCGGTCACAGTTCTTGGCCAGCTTGCGGACGGAAGGAAAGACCGTTCCGGTGTTCGGTCTGACACGACAAGGCGACGACCGATATGTCATGCTCACGCTGAAGCCCGCCCATCGACCTTCCACCCAGGCATCACCTCGAGCCAAACTCGACGTCTCTCTGCTGCAACAATTGATCGTGACCAGACTCTGTCCCACGCAACAGGAACAAGAAGCGATTCTCTACACCAAAGATGATCACGAAGCCCTGGACTGGGTGGCCAACGGAACGGGGACAGGCGCATTCCTGCTCAATGCCACGAAGGTCAGTGAAGTTCAAGCCGTCGCGGCAGCGGGAGAACGGATGCCGCACAAGTCAACCTATTTTTATCCGAAGCCGTTGACGGGACTCGTCATCAATGTGATGAACGGTTAA
- a CDS encoding phosphotransferase, with product MLPANPISAKAPLSPPDQTLIAQVVETRLPPGLLLRTLTPLAGDASNRRYYRAAVAGGPPHSLIVMQLAEPEGFKQSEEAVSGGIHQISELPFVNIMSHLAKVNVPVPRLHYHDQSAGLLYLEDFGDVTLAEAVGQADGTSLEARYKQAINVLVQIQINATTPADPGCLAFHRSFDVPLLMWEFDHFLEYGIVARNGRPLPDEDATTIRREFEKIAELLAGQSRVFTHRDYHSRNLMVDGLRLGVIDFQDALMGPATYDLASLLRDAYIQLDEALVDDLVGYYLDQLAERRFVWANRAEFRRLFDLTSIQRNLKAAGRFVYIDLVKGNPKFLTDIPRVLSYVKHNLKKYPELDTLRKHLSPHVPELQ from the coding sequence ATGTTGCCGGCCAACCCAATCTCTGCCAAGGCACCACTCTCTCCTCCCGATCAAACACTTATCGCTCAGGTCGTCGAGACTCGTCTTCCCCCTGGCCTCTTGTTGAGGACTCTGACGCCATTGGCAGGAGATGCCTCCAATCGGCGCTACTATCGAGCCGCCGTTGCTGGTGGACCACCGCATTCCCTGATCGTAATGCAACTGGCTGAGCCGGAAGGATTCAAACAATCGGAAGAGGCGGTGAGCGGGGGAATACACCAGATCTCCGAACTGCCGTTTGTCAACATCATGTCGCATTTGGCCAAGGTGAACGTGCCGGTGCCTAGACTCCACTACCATGATCAATCGGCAGGGCTGCTCTATCTGGAGGATTTTGGAGATGTGACGTTGGCGGAGGCCGTCGGTCAGGCGGATGGCACGAGCTTGGAGGCGAGGTACAAGCAGGCGATCAACGTCCTCGTCCAGATACAGATCAATGCCACGACACCGGCGGATCCCGGATGCTTGGCGTTTCACCGTAGCTTCGACGTACCATTGTTGATGTGGGAATTCGATCATTTTCTGGAGTATGGAATCGTGGCGCGCAACGGCAGACCGTTGCCCGATGAGGACGCCACGACGATAAGACGCGAGTTCGAGAAGATTGCGGAGCTGCTGGCCGGGCAGTCACGCGTCTTCACCCATCGTGATTACCACTCTCGCAATTTGATGGTCGATGGTTTGCGGCTCGGCGTCATCGACTTTCAGGATGCCTTGATGGGACCGGCGACCTACGATCTTGCCTCACTGCTGCGGGATGCCTACATTCAGCTCGACGAAGCCCTCGTTGACGATTTAGTGGGGTACTACCTCGACCAGCTGGCCGAACGACGTTTCGTCTGGGCTAATCGTGCCGAGTTCCGACGACTGTTTGATTTGACGAGTATTCAACGAAATTTGAAGGCTGCTGGCCGGTTTGTATACATTGATCTGGTGAAAGGCAACCCAAAATTCTTAACCGATATCCCTCGCGTCTTGAGCTACGTCAAACACAATCTTAAAAAATATCCGGAACTGGATACCCTTCGGAAGCACCTCAGCCCACACGTGCCGGAATTACAGTAA
- a CDS encoding polyprenyl synthetase family protein — translation MAQGPAIAALHSMSDVWDAYRDELDGVENRVRKNLDSSVTLVNTVAAHILSGGGKRIRPLLLLLSARLCGYPGTEHHQLGSIVEFIHTATLLHDDVVDDADLRRGRRTARKVWGNQISILVGDYLYTKAMCKVVEFQSQGINEVLAEACKKMAEGEVLQLYYNGNPAMPEIDYIKIVEHKTAGLIAAACRMGAILADAPETQQKALFRFGQYLGIAFQVADDTLDYIANGESLGKTIGQDLRQGKATLPLLHLLQHCSEQDRQMIKDRMETRTLSTADLERILLLMADFGSITYAMDRASAYIAAAKHELEHFDDSTARRALSVAADYMITRDR, via the coding sequence ATGGCACAAGGTCCAGCGATCGCAGCCCTGCACAGCATGTCGGATGTGTGGGACGCCTACCGTGATGAACTGGACGGAGTGGAGAATCGAGTCAGGAAGAACCTCGACTCCAGCGTGACCCTGGTCAATACGGTCGCCGCCCACATCTTGAGCGGGGGTGGCAAACGCATCAGACCACTGCTCCTCCTCTTATCTGCTCGCCTTTGCGGCTATCCTGGAACCGAGCATCATCAGCTCGGCAGCATCGTGGAATTCATCCATACCGCCACCCTGTTACACGACGATGTCGTGGATGACGCCGATCTCCGGAGGGGCAGAAGAACCGCGCGCAAGGTTTGGGGAAACCAGATCAGCATCCTCGTGGGGGATTATCTCTACACCAAAGCCATGTGTAAAGTCGTTGAGTTTCAGAGCCAGGGGATCAATGAAGTCCTCGCCGAGGCTTGTAAAAAAATGGCCGAGGGTGAAGTCCTCCAGTTGTATTACAACGGCAATCCCGCCATGCCAGAAATCGATTACATCAAGATCGTCGAACACAAAACCGCCGGTTTGATTGCGGCTGCCTGTCGCATGGGTGCCATTCTTGCCGACGCTCCCGAGACACAACAGAAAGCGTTGTTCCGCTTCGGCCAATACCTCGGGATCGCCTTTCAAGTGGCAGACGACACCTTGGATTACATCGCAAACGGCGAATCGCTCGGAAAAACGATCGGGCAGGATCTCCGGCAGGGAAAAGCGACGCTGCCCCTTCTCCATCTGTTACAGCATTGTTCGGAACAGGATCGCCAGATGATCAAGGATCGAATGGAAACCCGGACGCTCAGCACCGCCGACCTTGAACGAATCTTATTGTTGATGGCTGATTTCGGTTCGATCACCTATGCGATGGATCGCGCGAGTGCCTATATCGCCGCTGCCAAGCATGAGCTCGAACACTTTGACGACAGTACTGCACGGCGCGCCCTCTCGGTCGCCGCTGATTATATGATTACCCGCGACAGGTAG
- a CDS encoding VanZ family protein, producing MATFFRYWGPVCGYAGLIFYLSAQSHPETHVPFVTYFSDKVLHAVEYAVLGALCYRAIRGSGSDSWSRQAIPAAILLTSLYGLSDEVHQAFVPFRESSWLDWLADTIGAAVGAVAMHRVVNLRPVSSIPEALP from the coding sequence ATGGCGACATTCTTTCGGTATTGGGGGCCGGTGTGCGGATATGCCGGGCTTATTTTCTATCTATCCGCACAGTCTCATCCTGAAACCCATGTACCGTTCGTCACGTATTTCAGTGATAAGGTCTTGCATGCCGTCGAATATGCGGTATTGGGCGCGTTGTGCTACAGGGCGATTCGTGGAAGTGGGTCTGATTCATGGAGTCGGCAAGCGATTCCGGCAGCCATTCTACTGACCTCGTTGTATGGGCTGAGCGACGAGGTTCACCAAGCGTTCGTTCCGTTTCGAGAATCAAGTTGGCTCGATTGGCTGGCGGATACGATCGGAGCCGCGGTCGGAGCGGTCGCCATGCATCGGGTAGTGAATCTCAGACCGGTGAGTTCGATTCCGGAAGCGCTGCCGTAG
- a CDS encoding nucleotidyltransferase family protein, which translates to MKAMILAAGLGTRLRPLTNTIPKPLLPVGGVPLIVWNLLLLNRHGFRQVVINLHHLGSMIEQALGAGSKFGIRIIYSHEPVILGTGGGIKQAEPHFSGEPVLILNGDTLVELDLEALCDFHRSRNAAATLVLREDPDAARWGLVEVGDMGQILRITGQGLVDSVPTTPRMFAGIHILHPRLLQEVPKGAASSIIDPYVKAIERGEPVLGYDLQGYWSDIGTAERYAQAERDVRAGLIRLEDRQSLEPRVPLK; encoded by the coding sequence ATGAAAGCGATGATTCTTGCGGCTGGCCTCGGCACCCGCCTGAGACCGCTGACGAACACCATTCCTAAACCGTTGCTGCCGGTCGGAGGAGTGCCGCTCATCGTCTGGAACTTACTGCTGCTGAATCGGCATGGGTTCCGCCAAGTCGTCATCAACCTGCATCACCTGGGTTCGATGATCGAACAGGCGTTGGGAGCCGGGTCGAAATTCGGGATTCGGATTATTTACTCCCATGAGCCGGTCATCCTCGGAACCGGCGGTGGGATTAAACAGGCCGAGCCTCATTTTTCGGGAGAGCCGGTTCTGATTCTCAACGGGGATACGCTGGTGGAACTGGATCTTGAGGCGCTCTGCGATTTTCACCGCTCGCGCAATGCAGCAGCAACGTTGGTGCTCCGGGAAGATCCAGACGCTGCCCGTTGGGGGCTGGTGGAAGTGGGAGACATGGGGCAGATCTTACGCATAACTGGACAAGGGCTTGTGGATTCCGTCCCGACGACGCCGCGCATGTTCGCCGGGATTCATATCTTACATCCCCGGTTGCTCCAGGAGGTACCCAAAGGGGCGGCATCTTCGATCATCGATCCCTATGTGAAGGCCATCGAGCGAGGAGAACCGGTGCTTGGGTATGACCTGCAGGGATACTGGTCAGACATCGGCACGGCCGAGCGCTACGCGCAGGCGGAACGGGATGTCCGAGCGGGGCTGATTCGTTTAGAAGACCGGCAGTCTCTCGAACCGCGCGTCCCGCTCAAGTAA
- a CDS encoding glycoside hydrolase family 57 protein, which yields MTVDHKFTSGLHAHTPYDILAERKGNATLMKHVHVCFLWHMHQPYYTDPVAGSASMPWVRLHATKAYYDMAALLEKFPAVRATFNFTPSLLLQLQEIGTGKILDLFLEHAQRRAAGLTLEEKAFLVRHFFSANWATMVRPYPRYHELLVKRGLDIQGHDLHRLAHQFSTQELLDLQVWHNLAWFGYGTVQQYPRLAALRQKNRGFTEDDKQEVLELQRMAVREILPLYRRLMEREQIELTTTPFYHPILPLVIDTDINRRARPDLPLPARFHAPDDAAAQLQQAVDFHHQTFGRPPVGLWPSEGSVCPEMLPLIHQARLRWFATDEGILARSLGMCGRPWHRQSALYQPYRIGEAEHSLTALFRDREISDAFGFVYHKTTPESAAEDVLRRVRGILHDVSQDTIVIAIVLDGENPWEHYHDGGERFLSLLYEAFTNHRLDQPGQIVVQTSTISDAIASAQPMQQLPCLHSGSWINSDYKIWIGHHEDNRGWDLLGHTRTQLMNLAPSLPPDRARAAWQELYAAEGSDWFWWYGDDFDTDFKPEFDRLFRTHLRNVWTYMGIPPPDQLNNPICTRDIASWSDSIQQPLALLNPTIDGMVTDFFEWRGAGNIGTRPPLGAMWKADGLFTAIRFGWNMDHLVMRFDPDETSRTRQGLDVDITLQGPQFTFRLLFPLSSSPGPKAFLLSRRTQTDAWQEIGSYGSIKAHAILELAVPWKELCLEQGNAVQVSIIVREQGLEVARYPGHGSAILTVPGPEFEAGLWRV from the coding sequence ATGACGGTCGATCACAAATTCACCAGCGGATTGCATGCTCATACCCCCTATGACATACTCGCCGAAAGAAAGGGGAACGCGACACTGATGAAGCATGTCCACGTGTGTTTCCTGTGGCATATGCACCAACCCTATTACACCGATCCCGTAGCTGGATCGGCCAGCATGCCGTGGGTACGTCTGCATGCGACCAAGGCCTATTATGACATGGCTGCTTTGTTGGAAAAATTTCCTGCTGTTCGCGCCACATTCAATTTTACCCCATCTCTTCTCTTACAGTTACAGGAAATCGGCACCGGCAAGATCCTCGACCTTTTTCTGGAACATGCACAACGCCGAGCGGCTGGTCTCACTCTTGAAGAAAAGGCCTTCCTGGTCCGTCATTTCTTTTCGGCCAATTGGGCGACGATGGTACGACCCTATCCACGATACCATGAGTTGCTGGTGAAACGGGGATTGGACATACAGGGGCATGATCTCCACCGTCTCGCCCATCAATTTTCCACACAAGAGCTGCTGGATCTGCAAGTTTGGCACAATCTCGCCTGGTTCGGGTACGGCACCGTTCAACAATATCCTCGTCTGGCCGCGCTGCGCCAGAAAAATCGCGGCTTCACCGAGGACGACAAGCAGGAAGTATTGGAACTGCAACGGATGGCCGTGCGAGAAATTCTCCCCCTGTACCGACGGCTTATGGAGCGGGAACAAATCGAACTGACCACGACTCCGTTCTATCATCCGATTCTGCCGCTGGTCATCGACACTGATATCAACCGGCGGGCCAGGCCGGATCTCCCCCTGCCCGCTCGTTTCCACGCCCCAGATGATGCCGCAGCTCAACTTCAACAGGCCGTCGATTTTCATCATCAAACATTCGGCCGGCCTCCTGTCGGTTTGTGGCCATCAGAGGGATCGGTGTGTCCCGAAATGCTTCCTCTTATCCATCAGGCCCGCCTTCGCTGGTTTGCCACGGACGAAGGCATCCTTGCACGCTCTCTGGGAATGTGTGGCCGTCCATGGCATCGACAGTCCGCGCTCTATCAACCTTATCGCATCGGTGAAGCCGAGCATTCCTTGACCGCACTGTTTCGCGACCGCGAGATCTCCGACGCGTTCGGATTCGTCTATCACAAGACAACTCCCGAATCCGCAGCCGAGGATGTCCTGCGGCGTGTGCGAGGCATCCTCCATGATGTCTCACAAGATACGATCGTCATCGCCATCGTGTTGGACGGCGAAAACCCGTGGGAACACTATCACGACGGCGGTGAACGATTCCTTTCGCTCCTGTACGAGGCGTTCACGAACCATAGACTGGATCAACCGGGACAGATCGTGGTCCAAACATCGACGATTTCCGATGCGATCGCTTCCGCTCAGCCCATGCAGCAGCTGCCCTGTCTCCATTCAGGCTCCTGGATCAATTCCGACTACAAGATCTGGATTGGGCACCATGAAGACAATCGTGGATGGGATCTCCTCGGTCATACCCGCACACAGCTCATGAATCTCGCGCCAAGTCTTCCGCCTGACCGCGCGCGGGCGGCCTGGCAAGAACTGTACGCCGCCGAGGGCAGTGACTGGTTCTGGTGGTACGGTGATGATTTCGATACCGATTTTAAGCCTGAATTCGACCGGCTCTTTCGAACTCATCTCCGCAATGTCTGGACCTATATGGGCATTCCGCCTCCAGACCAACTGAACAATCCCATCTGCACCAGGGACATCGCCTCCTGGTCCGATTCGATTCAACAGCCGCTCGCCCTGCTGAATCCCACGATCGACGGCATGGTGACCGATTTTTTCGAATGGCGCGGCGCGGGAAACATCGGTACGCGACCCCCGCTTGGCGCCATGTGGAAAGCCGACGGGCTCTTTACCGCGATCCGATTCGGCTGGAACATGGATCACCTCGTGATGAGATTCGACCCCGACGAAACGAGCCGCACCCGACAGGGCCTCGATGTCGACATTACTCTGCAAGGGCCTCAATTCACGTTTCGGCTTCTGTTTCCGCTTTCTTCCTCGCCGGGCCCGAAGGCATTTCTCTTGTCTCGCCGAACCCAGACCGATGCCTGGCAGGAAATCGGTTC